Part of the Candidatus Eisenbacteria bacterium genome, GGCCCAGGGTTCGCCGGACGCGCGAACTCAGATCCAGGTAACGCCGCAGCTCGAGGATCTCCAGCGGGTCGAGGAGATCCTCTTCCATGAAGAGCCTCGCGATCAGCGGCTCGAGCTCGCCGATCTCGACAGGCCCCGGGTCGTATCCGGCGATCCAGAGGTCCCGCATCTGGCGCACGCGATCGAGCTCGCCCTCGACCGCGGCGCGATCGACGCACGGACGCAGGGCAAGTGCCCCCTGACGGCCCCGCGCCGAGTGGGCGCGTTCGGCGACCATCTGGCAGACCTTGGGAAACTCCAGCAGACCTAGTACGTGTTGGTTCACGAAAATGGCCGGCCCGGCGCGACCGGGCCGGCCTCGATAGGCGGTTTGGCCCGGATCTACCGGTACGAGCTCCGGCTCGAAGTGCCCTTTCTCCGAGCGGCGTTCTCCTTGCGCTTGCGCTTCTCGCTGGGCTTCTCGAAGTGCTGATGCTTGCGAACGTCCGCGAGGATGCCCGCCTTCTCGCACTTCTTCTTGAATCGCCGTAAGGCGCTCTCGAACGACTCGCCTTCCTTCACGCGAATCCCTGGCAAACTGGATCCCACCCCCTCACTGTGGATAGATTCGAGATGATCGGCGGGCCGCCCACGCAACCCAACCTTCTTGGTGATTGGAGACTATCGGCTCGGGCAAGGCGCTGTCAACCCCGCGGCAACGGCATCTCGACCCCGCGCGCACCCCGCTCTCCGGCCTCCCGCGAGGCTCGACATCCCCCGGCCGTGAAGGCCGCGGGAACCGCGCCTGCGGGTCGCCGGGCGAGACCGAGTCTTCCGGCGGGCGGGCGATTGCCCCTACACTGCACAGATGCGCGGCGAGCGAGCGCCCTTCGCGATCGCGCGGCGCCGGGCGGAAAGACCGGAGGACCCAGCATGGACGGCTACGTCGGGGTCGACTTCTACCGAATCGACGACCTCCTCACCGGCGAGGAGCGGATGATCCGAGACACGGTTCGCTCGTGGGTCGACGAACGCTTCCTGCCCGGGATCAACGGATGGGCGAAGGAAGCGCGCTTCCCAACAGAGCTGATTCCCGAGATCGCCGCCATGGGATTCCTGGGACCCCACATCCCGGGCGAGGGGAGCCCGAACCTCGGCCCGGTGGCCTACGGCTTGATCCAGCAGGAGCTCGAGCGGGGCGACAGCGGCCTGAGGAGCTTCGCCTCCGTGCAGGGCTCGCTGGTCATGTACCCGATCCACACCTTCGGGAGCGACGAGCAGCGCCGCCTCTGGCTTCCGCCTCTGCGCTCCGGCAAGGCGATCGGCTGCTTTGGCCTGACCGAAGCAGATGCCGGCTCGAATCCGGGCGCGATGCGCACGAGCGCGCGCAGGGACGGCAGCGGCTGGGTTCTCAACGGATCGAAGATGTGGATCACCAGCGGGTCGATCGCCGATCTCGCCGTCGTCTGGGCGCGCACCGAAGAGGGATTCCGCGGCTTTCTCGTCGAGGCCGGAACGCCTGGGTTCTCCGCTCACGAGATCAAGACGAAGTGGAGCCTCAAGGCCTCCGTGACTTCGGAGCTCGTCTTCGAGGACTGCCGCCTGGGGACCGAGGCGATGCTACCGGGCGCGATCGGGCTGAAGGCGCCGCTCGATTGCCTCACGCAGGCGCGCTACGGGATCGCCTGGGGCGCGATGGGTGCGGCGATGGCCTGCTACCACGAGGCCCTGCGCTACGCAATGACGCGGGCGCAGTTCGATGGGCCGATCGCCAAGCACCAGATCGTCCAGGAGAGGCTCGTCGAGATGCTGGCGGCGATCACCAAGGGCCAGCTCCTCGCCTATCGCCTCGGTCGCATGAAGGAAGAAGGGAAGGCGCGCTTCCACCACGTCTCTCTCGCGAAGAGAGAGAACGTCCGCGCCGCCCTGACGATCGCACGCGACGCGCGCGATCTGCTTGGCGCCAGCGGGATCACGGACGAGTACCCGGTGGGCCGGCACCTGGTCAATCTCGAGTCGGTCTCGACCTATGAGGGAACGCACACCGTCCACGCGCTCATCCTGGGCGCCTCGATCACCGGGATCGAGGCATACCGCTAGCGGCAGGAAGGAGGAAACCTTGCGTTACGAGCGTCTCGTCTCGCCGGCGGAGGGGCGACCCATCGAGGTCAGGGACGGACGCCTCGAAGTGCCCGACCATGTGATCCTCCCCTTCATCGAAGGGGACGGCATCGGCCGAGATCTCTGGGGGGCATCGAGGCTGGTCTTCGACGCGGCCGTCGCCCGCGTCTATCGGGGCGAGAGGAAGGTGGCCTGGTTCGAAGTCTACGCCGGGGAGAAGGCGACCCGTGTCTATGGCGAGACGACATGGCTGCCGTCCGACACGCTCGCGGCGATCCGCGACTACCGCGTAGCGATCAAGGGCCCCCTCACGACCCCCGTCGGAGGCGGGATCCGCAGCCTCAACGTTGCGCTCCGGCAGGAGCTCGACCTCTACGCCTGCGTTCGCCCCGTCTCCTGGATCCCCGGA contains:
- the rpsU gene encoding 30S ribosomal protein S21 — protein: MPGIRVKEGESFESALRRFKKKCEKAGILADVRKHQHFEKPSEKRKRKENAARRKGTSSRSSYR
- a CDS encoding acyl-CoA dehydrogenase, with translation MDGYVGVDFYRIDDLLTGEERMIRDTVRSWVDERFLPGINGWAKEARFPTELIPEIAAMGFLGPHIPGEGSPNLGPVAYGLIQQELERGDSGLRSFASVQGSLVMYPIHTFGSDEQRRLWLPPLRSGKAIGCFGLTEADAGSNPGAMRTSARRDGSGWVLNGSKMWITSGSIADLAVVWARTEEGFRGFLVEAGTPGFSAHEIKTKWSLKASVTSELVFEDCRLGTEAMLPGAIGLKAPLDCLTQARYGIAWGAMGAAMACYHEALRYAMTRAQFDGPIAKHQIVQERLVEMLAAITKGQLLAYRLGRMKEEGKARFHHVSLAKRENVRAALTIARDARDLLGASGITDEYPVGRHLVNLESVSTYEGTHTVHALILGASITGIEAYR